The Lycium ferocissimum isolate CSIRO_LF1 chromosome 8, AGI_CSIRO_Lferr_CH_V1, whole genome shotgun sequence DNA segment ACAGCAACTAATCcgtttaaacaagttactaatgtAACAGATCATACAAGCTTGTGAAGAATTTaacaaattactaatgattttggtagatatatatattgatcactaaatatgattgatttccattgttatcactaaatatgggtgaatcaagtggTTACACCAATTCACCCAaatgatcactccatttagtgcgtattggacttagttgatcatacATCCCGACCTAGTCCATGTAAAttacttaagtatatatattgatcaataaatatggttgatttattgtttatcactaaatatgggtgaatcaagtagttcataTCAATTACTCCCAAGATCACTTCGCTTAatgcgtattggacttagttgattaTATCccgacccaaaacaccatcaaattgcttaagtatatatattgatcaataaatatggttgatttcattgtttatcactaaatatgggtgaatcaagtgaagTTCTATCAATTCACTCCCCGATCACTCCGTttagtgcgtattggacttagttgatcatctatcccgACCcaaaaacaccatcaaattgcttaagtatatatattgatcaataaatatggttgatttccatttcgtttatcactaaatatgggtgaatcaagtagttccaTCAATTCACTCCTACGATCACTAGTTTAGTGCGTcttggacttagttgatcatctatcccatttaaaacaccatcaaattgcttaagtatatatattgatcaataaatatagttgatttccattgtttatcactaaatatggttgattccattatttatcactaaatatgccGATTCattttattgatcactaaatatgggtgaacaGTAAGTATACGATAGAACAAGTGTATTATACATTGTTGCGACGAGTGTAGTATACGTTGGAACAACCGTAGTATCTCATTGAACAACCGTAGTGGCCTTTGTATTTATAGTATATATTTAAAGAATCGTAATATCCGTTACAGAATACGCTTAGAATACTTatctaatccatgaaattactatctaatccattaaggatgttagtagatatatatatatatatatatatatattcatcactaaatatcgttgatttcatttgtttaacaCTAGATATGGGTGAATCAGTAGTTCACATCACTCACAATAATCACTCGTTTTAGTGCGCATAccgacttagtagatcatctttccgactcaaaatactatcaaattgattaagtattatatattgattactaaatatcgttgatttcatttgtttatcactaaatatgagtgaatcaagtagttcacatcaattcactataataatcactcgatttagtgcatactgacttagtagatcatctttcactccaaaatactatcaaattgattaagtattatatattaatcactaaatatcgttgatttcatttgcttatcactaaatatgggtgaatcaagtagttcacatcaattcactctaatgatcattgATTTAGTGCGTATATTTTCAGTAAATTACCaccaaattgattaagtattatatattgatcactacttatcattgattttctttgtttatcactaaatgtcattgattccctttgttgatcactaaatatgggtgaatcaagtagtatccGTTTGCAACAAATGGTAATTTACCGTTTTGCTAAATTATAGTATCTGTTGAACAAGCTGTATATCCGTTGCTGACAAAAgacatagttgttgaacaagtccttactcttgttggataaaacacaataAGTTACTGACTTTTCGCAAATgtcactccacttgttggaaaaactGACATGttctagttgttgcaacaaggcACATGCTTGTTGCAACCGTATTGCTTATTGCTAGAAATCTTTTgagttggataaaacacaagttacTAGTTGTCGCAGCAAGTCCTTGCTTATTGGATAAAACCAAACAAATTCTGAAATATTGCAATTAATTAACTATTTGCCGAAAAGCTCGTTCAAAGAATttattaacacacacacatttgtgatttgaacacgatcaacatatcatataaaccaagttcacaaGCACCAAGAACAAATTAACATTCtaaaagaataacattaaaatgtcataaagttccaacaaataacCGTTATTACAACACGGTGCAATtaacaactatggagcatttcggcttggacaacaactacaaatctattTTGGATATTTTTTACAAACGAGAACCAAATAGCTGAAGCTATATCCAAcggatttgtagttgttgtagCAGTCATCTACTTGTTGCCAcgagtgtagaacttgttgcaacaactataaatctgttggatatctatAAACATAACCGGATAAATACCAGACAAGAACAGATAAAAAAACATCTAttggatatcttttcctaaaccctAAACCATACCCGGGACAACAACAAAAAAccatctatttcactacaaatacactacaacaacatttgaattttatccaaacttttctaaacccaaaaaagaaaaatcaaaacttatTTTTGATATTCTTTTTGAGTGGGGAGGGGGGTagtgcgaaaaaaaaaaaaaaaaattcaaaactttttttaaaaaagcaattttggggggggggggggggggggtagtgaGGGGTGGTAGGAGGAGGGAAATTTgagtgaaaaaataaaaaaatatcaaattttttaatagttttgggggggggggggggggggggggggggggggagggatgggaaagataaaaaaattaaaactttttttttaaattttttttttggggggtggtgGGGGGTGAGGGGGAGAGTtgcgaggaggaggaggagggggtgaaaaaataaataaagaaaatcaaaaaaaaattaatttttttttggaggggtgggggtgggggggggttgcgaggaggaggagggaggggggtgaaaaacaaataaagaaaattaaaaaaaattaattattttttttgggggggtgggggttaGGCGGTTGGGAAGAGGAGGGGGggtgaaacaaaaataaagaaaaacaaattgggCGGGGTGGGGGGGCGGGGCGGGGGGCGGGGGGAGGaggtggggtggggggagggtTGCGAGGAGGAGGGAGGGAgggggtgaaaaaacaaataaagaaaatttaaaaaaaaaaataggggggggggggggggggggggtgggggggttaGGGGGTTGGGAGGAGGGAGggggtgaaaaaaaataaaaaaagaaaaaaaaaatgggtagggGTGGGGGGGCGGGGGAAGGGGAGGGGGGGGGCATGGGATCGGGGGGGGCGGGGTGGGGGCGAGGGTGGGtgaaagtgttaaaaataaacttaagtgcaaagtgttaaaaataaagttgaggtTAAAGtgtcaaaataaaaacttttggaACTTCAAAACCCCATAATACTAATAAAATTATCACCTCTACCTAATAATTAAAAACTTGAGTCGCCtatcttaaaataaaaactaaagaGTGACTAATAATTAAATGCCCCGAGTAAGTATTGCTTggcaaaaaaagaattattaacgCCGTTGCCGGGGATCGAACCCGGGTCACCCGCGTGACAGGCGGGAATACTTACCACTATACTACAACGACTTCTTGTTTTAGAAAACCTTCTACTGCATAAAAATCTATATGAAGGATTTCGTTTAGCAATTAACTCTTATCACATCTGCATTGGGTTGAAATAGTAGAACAGGCTATATATCCCATTAGCTAATgagtttaaattttatgcagctaaataatttttatatactataACATGTTAAATTACATTGCACAATCAACTTATGTTACTTAAATCCTTGCCTTTTACCATATTATGGATAATAGTAGCAGTTCATATTAATAGAATAGCAGTTTCCATGCGTCGGTTATAGTAGTATTAACAAGGGCCGAAAGGTAAAATCTGTTCCTTTCGTTTCACATTTTTGAAAGGCAAAATCCATTTCATCTTCATTAAAGTAGATATTGGGATGAGCCTAGCTATTCTGCAGTTCTCTTTTACTCAAGGGGAGGTTAAGAACAGAGGCGGATCCAAGATTTAAACATGTTAAAGAATCTTAAGCTTATATTTTACGTTAGACGTATagattttaataattttttacataaaTTTATTCAATGCAATTacgggttcaattgaacccccactTAATAGGCTAGATCCGCCCCTGGTTAAGCACATAAACATGTTTAAAGAATTTAAGCTTTGTACGTAGACGTAAGAAAAGAGTACATGTTCAATGTAATTTGATCGCTTATTGGTTACATACATTCGTTTTTATGTTATCAAGTCCCAGTAGTAGTGTAACAGTTATATGCAGTTAGCAATTAATTGACCTAATTGTATAagtatttttcaattttaaggaGGATAAAGTTTAAACTTgtgtagaaaaatatataattggCACACAATGCGTCAAACGCAAATCACAAACCAAATATCATCTAGATCACAAACTATGGTTGTGTCGAATGTGCATATAAACACAACTTCTAAAGCATTCTGGCCTTTAAAGCAAGATTAAAAGAGTCATGTTGGACCTAAATTACTAGTCAAGGGGAGCAGGTCAGTAACAAAAGAGAATAAGCTTCCTCTTTTGTTATTGGCTCACCTCACGATTCTAACAACAGCTGAAGTCTCTATCTTGAAGGGATACATAATTTTATCTCTTTGAAGAACGACGAATTATTATTTCGATGATGATTAAACCTTATCACTTAAAAGTCTTAATATCCTTCACAAGACGTTTAAAATTAGAATAAGATGATCCACCTTCCCTCAAGCAATCCTTAGCTAATTTAGACATATGATTTGCTCTTTCAAAGAACTCATCTTTTCTCACTACCATCAAATCCTTCACCATTTTCTCTACAATTTCCCTATCACATGTATCCTTCATATCAAGCCCAAGTCCCCAAACTGCTTCCACAAACCTACTATTCACTTGTTGGTCCATAAAATAAGGCCAACAAATCATAGGTTTTCCTTCATATACACTTTCAAGAGTCGAATTCCATCCACAGTGAGTCCAAAACCCGGCCACAGCAGGATGACTCAGTACTTCCTCTTGTGGGGCCCACCCCACAATATATCCCCTTTCTTTCGTACCCTCTGCTAAGTCCGCCGGAATCTTGTTTTTCCAGTCATCTCCGGCGACAGAATCCGGCCGAATCACCCACAAAAATCTTTGCCCACTGTTAACCAATCCGTACCAGAACTCCATTAATTGATCATTCGTCAAAGTTGCAATACTCCCAAAGCTCACATAGATTACTGATTTCGATAGCTGATTGTTTAGCCAATCAATGCAGCTTCTGTCTTCTTTCCATAAACTGTTTGAAGATTGACCAAATGAAGTTTTTTGTTCAGATAGTTTGTTCTTCAGATTTGCATGGAGGGGTCCAATAGGGTAGATATTTGGACAAATAGTTCTCATTTGATTGAGAATTTGTCCATCTAGTTCTTCGAATGTATTGAGTATTAGGCCATAAGCACGTGAGTTTTCTTGACCTTCTGTTTTGTAGAGTTGGATATTTGAGTCTGTCAGATTGCCAGAGCGGCAAAAGCCCGGTAGATCACGTCGACGGAGAAAAGTTTCAGTTCCGGGTACGCTCTTGATTGGTTCATCCAAGTCATTATCTGGAAATGTTTGAAGAAGAATTAGAAGATAGTGTAAAACTGTGAAGTAGAAATAAGTATAATCATAGAAGAAGGATTAATTGTCAACGGAAAACATTATACTTCTGCATGGAACATTAGAGTTACGTATTTTCAATTGGTCAATTGAATACAATACTTCCGACAAACATGTATGTGTCTAATTGGTGGTACATCATCATATAAAGCAATAAACACACGAAAAAGTCAAGGAAAATctacatatactatatatataaataaaaaataattttaacattatatatatagtgtaattttaCGACAAAGGGAGTTCTGATGAAACCCTTGCACCCCCTAACTCCCCCTGTGTGTGTAAAAGATTGAGAAAAGGATCCCCCGAactatgggagtaggtctaaaatggtcccGAACTATACATttgttttagtcctttaactattcaaaaacttatcaaatttagtctccgtctatttttttatacaaacgaacaaactcataaaccttcgtgAGTTTATGAGAGCTTTTTTAAAATGAGaccgtcaattttttttttttttttttttttaacaaaaccgaCCTACTAGGTCGGTTTTCCCCCCTAACTCGTTACAAAACGCGAGAGAGATCTTgaggaaaaaagttgaggttAGAGTgtgtagagagagagaaatatccGAGGGAatggtttaacgattaatctcacgatggtttatgagtttgtatttgtttgtataaaaaaatagacggagaccaaatttgataagtttttgaatagtGAAGGACTAAAACCGATGCGTATAGGGGATTcgaccattttagacctactcccatagttcagggactatttatggccttttctcgtAAAAGATtactaaaatttgaaaatgtaTTAAATTCTGAACTCATTATTTCAAAAGTACAATAAATTCTAATatgcaaaaatataagctcAACCAATTCAACTGTTTAAAGGTTTAACTCATCAAGTTTCAGTCTCAAAATTTCACGAGTTCAACACATTTCAATTGACTTAACCAGTAAAAAGGGAAGCTTATGATACGAGACTTGACACAAGCAGTTACAGAATTTTGAAAGATCAATACGAACCATTGAAGGGATATACTTCAGGTTCAATGAGTTTAGGAAGGCAAAAGAAAGAATAGTCAATGAAAAAGATTGTGCTTTTAGTTGTTTGATTTTGTCTAAAAAGGAACCTACTGATTAGGGGTGTGCAAAATCCGATTTAACCGATAAACCGTACTGAAAAAATGTTATTGGTTTGTTGATATCGGGTTATTGGGTTCAATATCAAGAACTTCACACAGACGTCCCTACAAAAAAGCAATAGCACGAATCCTAAGCTACGGCACGCGAAACAATGGTTC contains these protein-coding regions:
- the LOC132068330 gene encoding 7-deoxyloganetic acid glucosyl transferase-like, coding for MDEQQPFPPHVLIFPLPLQGPVNSMVKLAQLICFSGLHVTLLLTENIHSRLVLHTNISSRFDQFPGFQIKTISDGLPEDHPREGSKFLEVFDSLKLKTKPLFKDMLTSGFFCSDGKRRPVSCIIADGVLGFTCDVADEIGLPIFCVRTISPCCLWIFFCLPKLIESGEYPFKDNDLDEPIKSVPGTETFLRRRDLPGFCRSGNLTDSNIQLYKTEGQENSRAYGLILNTFEELDGQILNQMRTICPNIYPIGPLHANLKNKLSEQKTSFGQSSNSLWKEDRSCIDWLNNQLSKSVIYVSFGSIATLTNDQLMEFWYGLVNSGQRFLWVIRPDSVAGDDWKNKIPADLAEGTKERGYIVGWAPQEEVLSHPAVAGFWTHCGWNSTLESVYEGKPMICWPYFMDQQVNSRFVEAVWGLGLDMKDTCDREIVEKMVKDLMVVRKDEFFERANHMSKLAKDCLREGGSSYSNFKRLVKDIKTFK